In Chrysiogenia bacterium, the genomic window AGGCACTCACCTTCCTGATGCCGCGCAAGGAGATCGCCCTCAAGGTCTACTACAACCTGGCCCGCGTGGTGTGCTCGCCGGTGCTTCCCGATACCGACTACTACAACGAAAAACTCGAGTGCCGCGGCTACGACCCGGCAAGGGCCCGCGCGCTGCTGGCCGAGGCCGGCTGGAGCGACAGCGACGGCGATGGATGGCTCGACAAGGACGGCAAGCCCTTCCGTTTCGAAATGCTCGTCGTCGCCGGCAGCAACACCTACGAGCAGATCGCCACCATCTACAAAGAAGAGCTCGCCCGCGCGGGCATCGACATGGTGATCCGCCGCCTGGACTGGGGCGCGTTCTTGCAGCCCGTGCAGTCCCATGAGTTCGACGCCTGCATGCTCGGCTGGTCGCTCTCCATCGATCCCGATCCCTACCAGCTCTGGCATTCCTCAGGCGCCGACAAGGAAGGCAGCTCCAACCTCGTCGGGTTCAAGAACGCCGAAGCCGACAAGCTCATCGAGGACTTTCGCGTGAACTTCGACAAGGACGCGCGCGTGGCCATGCTCAAGCGCTTCCAGGAAATCATCTACGACGAGCAGCCCTACACCTTCCTCTTCATGTCGAAGGCGCTCATGGGCGTGCACAACCGCATTGTGAACATTCACTTCTATCCCACGCGCCCGCCCTATGACCTGCGCGAGTGGTTCGTCCCCGCCGGGCGCGCCCGCTACACGGAGGCGCCGTGAAGCAATACATCGCCAAGCGCATCCTGCTGCTGATTCCCACCCTGCTGGGCATCAGCCTGATCACCTTTGCCATCATCAACATGGCGCCGGGAAGCCCGGCCAATGCGCGCATCGCACAGATCTTCGCCGGCGAGGCCAGCGGCGAAGTGACCGCCGAGCTCATCGAGCAGACCAAGAAACTCTACGGCCTCGACAAGCCCATCCACGTTCGGTACTGGGAGTGGGTCAAGGGCATGGCGACCTTCGATTTTGGCGAGTCCTTCAAGGACCACCGCCCGGTGATCGACAAGATCCTCGAAGCGCTGCCCATCACGATGATTCTGAACATTCTCTCCATGATCGCGCTCTACCTGCTGGCGATCCCCTGGGGAATCTATTCCTCGCGCATCGCCGGTTCGAAGCTCGACCGGGCGGTGACCGTCGGGCTCTTCGTGCTCTACTCGCTGCCCACCTTCTGGGTGGCAACTATGCTCATCCTGTTCCTTGGCGGCGGGGAATTCCTCGACGTCTTTCCGACCTATGGCTACGAGACCTACGGGGCCGAGAGCTGGCCTTTTTTCGCGCGGCTCTGGGACTGGACCCTGCACCTGTTTCTGCCACTGGTGTGCATGAGTTACGGCGGCCTGGCACTGCTCTCGCGCTACGCGCGCGTCTCGATGCTTGAGGTCATCCACCAGGACTACATCCGCACCGCGCGTGCCAAGGGGCTCTCGGAAAAAGTCATCACGCTCAAGCACGCGCTGCGCAACTCGCTGCTGCCGCTCATTACACTGGTGGCCTCGATTTTTCCCTCGCTCTTTGGCGGCTCGGTCATCATCGAGACGATCTTCTCGATCTCGGGCCTTGGCAAGCTCGGCTTCGAGGCAATCCGCTCCAACGACTACCCCGTCGTCATGGCGATTACGACCATCTCCGCGCTACTCACCCTGGTGGGCATTCTGATCTCCGACCTGCTCTACGTGGTCGCCGATCCGCGCATTTCCTTTGAAGAGCGGGAGGCCTGATCCATGAGCGAGCCCCCCGCAATGGAAACCGGCCCCATCGAGGAGCCACGCGGGTACTGGCACCGGGTCTATTCGCAGTTCCGCCGCGATCGCATGGCGGTTCTCGGCATCGCGCTCATTGCGGTGCTGGGGGCCACGGCGCTCTTTGCCGACGTGCTGGCCAGCGCCCACCCGCTGGTGATGCGCTACCAGGGTGCGCTCTACGCGCCGATCGTGGGCGAGCTTCCCGAAGAGCTGCGTGCGATTGCACCCGGGGAGATCCCCGCCCACCTGGGCGAGGACGACTGGGCCCTGTGGGCGCCCATCCCCTATGGCCCCACCCAGCACGATCTCGAAAGGCGTCTTGAACCGCCCTCGGCCGACCACTGGCTGGGCACCGATGATCGCGGACGCGACCTGCTCTCGCGCATGGTGCATGGATCGCGCATCAGCCTGAGCGTGGGCTTTGTCTCGGTGGGCATTGCGCTGATCATCGGAGTCATGATCGGCGCGGCCGCCGGCTACTACGGCGGCAAAGTGGACGTGGTCATCTCGCGCCTCATTG contains:
- a CDS encoding ABC transporter permease; translation: MSEPPAMETGPIEEPRGYWHRVYSQFRRDRMAVLGIALIAVLGATALFADVLASAHPLVMRYQGALYAPIVGELPEELRAIAPGEIPAHLGEDDWALWAPIPYGPTQHDLERRLEPPSADHWLGTDDRGRDLLSRMVHGSRISLSVGFVSVGIALIIGVMIGAAAGYYGGKVDVVISRLIEVVICFPTFFLILAVIALLPPSMMIIMVVIGLTSWTGIARLIRAEVLKVRTMDYVQAARSLGVANSRIIFRHILPNSLAPAMVSATFGIAAAILVESSLAFLGFGVPPPTASWG
- a CDS encoding ABC transporter permease, whose protein sequence is MKQYIAKRILLLIPTLLGISLITFAIINMAPGSPANARIAQIFAGEASGEVTAELIEQTKKLYGLDKPIHVRYWEWVKGMATFDFGESFKDHRPVIDKILEALPITMILNILSMIALYLLAIPWGIYSSRIAGSKLDRAVTVGLFVLYSLPTFWVATMLILFLGGGEFLDVFPTYGYETYGAESWPFFARLWDWTLHLFLPLVCMSYGGLALLSRYARVSMLEVIHQDYIRTARAKGLSEKVITLKHALRNSLLPLITLVASIFPSLFGGSVIIETIFSISGLGKLGFEAIRSNDYPVVMAITTISALLTLVGILISDLLYVVADPRISFEEREA